The sequence ATGTCatttctatttatatatttatttatatttatgcatTTACAAAATTtggatatattttttattcttaccAGGTATATCAATAgtaaaattttctaaaacTTTTGGATGAATTATACCCAATACACCAAATTTAAGATTGAATggatataaaataatatcaaCTATTCTTTCATTCAAAAAAGAGGAATCtgaaaaaaagagaattgaATAAGTgcaaaaagataataaaaagagaaaaatacaaatttgaaaataaaaaagtgaaataaataatgattttttggattaataaatgttttttacatatataataaacaTTTCATATACATGCAATATGAATTCGATATAACACTACAAATGTTcattaaaaaacaaaaattatttataaatttattttaaatatatatatatatttacgtATGCATACCCTTCTTTGGTACCAGTTTATAGAAAATATCTGATcgaacataaatattttctttttttttttcttctattttataatcactaaataaattaaattcttttaaaacaGTTTCTAAAATTCCATGTAATTCTTCTAATCCTGCTGTAAACTTATCAGCAAATATGATTGATAAGTGTCTTTTGTTAATTGCATTAGTATCTGTTGTATTATAAGATGTATATGCTACATCACCAATTTCAAAAAAGCGTAATGGCAATTCTCTATGTTTATTTGCCGACAAAAATTTCAATAAATTTACAATTAAAGATGTTCTAACAATTTCGTATTCAGATGTTTTGGAATTCAATATTTGAACAGGAGGTGCTAGTGGATTATACTCttcaatattaattttaacatCATAATTCATATGATTTCTCAACATATAATcataattctctttttttgataataagGTGTTTGTCATAACTTCTGAATACCCGCATTCCActaatacatttttaaataaatcagAGCATgtgtttaataaattttttttcgcAAATTCATTATATTGATGTAATATATTTCCATAACCATAAGCTATTGCAATATCTTCAATTATATCACAACAATGCATTATATCTGATCTATAAAAAGGTAtttcaataataaaaaaaaattcatcaataatttttataggtatcatcattttttttaatagctTCTCAATGGATTCCACAGTTATATTTGAAATTCCAGATAATTTTCTAACATAATCGATATCacattttaacatttttttttgaaatattggATATAAATATGAATTCCCCTTTTCCAGCTGGtgtttttcattatatttcaCCACAATGGAATAAATAGAATACTTAGGTGTACAGTATTCTGATAACATAGAACACAAAATATTTAAGGCTATTTCTGccttatttttatcaattgCTGTACActcaataaatatattttttgtgttTAGAGTTATTTTGGTATGATCACAATTAATAATAGGAGGTaaagatataattttatcatcTGCATCGACAATTACAGGATATTTTTCTAaatcttttataatttttaaatatggttttaaattaaagttatcttcataaaaatttaacaaattacttccatttaaattttttttttcatttaaaggtataaaattaattttttctttttcttcaaatttatattctaatggaaactttattttatcataatcATGAATTCCTATTGCTAATATTGATCTTTTCTTTCCAATATTATGGTGTAATTTCTCTTGCAAttcaataatattattataaacattttcctttatattcatattttttaatatacaaCCCACAACATAACCTCTTCTCTCATCAACTGATTCATTAACTCTTATTATCTGATTTTCTTTCAAACATAAatctttatcattatttagtAGTTCATAATTTATGCTTTCAAATTTtcctaaaaaattttttaatgatcTACCTAATCCTTCTATACATATTAAATCATATCTGTTAGCTGGCACTTCTatcttataaatttttttatcatttttatactCAACTTCATCTATTTCTAAACCAAAATCAAAACATAAATCCTTTAACTTTATTTCACTGATATTTTCTcctattttttctattagtTCTTCTTCATAAACAGATATCGTAGGCATTctataaacatatattttattaataatttatatacaataaaaaacgaaagttttttttattattatactgTAAAACTCAAACTTCCCTAAAATTATCTACttgaattaaaatatttaattttaaaaatatatattataatgttaaaaataaaaaatatatgtatatttcaTCATTTATAAAAGAGCTCTAAAtccttatattttatttaaattactaatataatttctatattttttttttatgtttctaaagaatgtaaatatattagtAAATggcatatattatttataatttaagttggtgttatatatataagtcaATTAAGATAAtgctttatttattatactattaaattttattttaattttcctttttttatttcattgtttgcgtttttataatataaaatttaaaaatataacctTGTTtctagtttttttttttttcctttttttctttatattaattttctaAATAAGGATTTGAAcatacttttataaaaaaatagaagtgttgttattaattttgttaatagttgatttatatatctttttttttttttcccctaTGCTTTTcctttaatttctttttcttctttataaacaatatttaagaaaaaaaagtttcaAATTTTCTTTACAAGCATACTTTTTTGTGTAAGCataaatgaattataatagtatttcaatatatttttattcgttttttaaaatttttctaattaaatgttagaatttattttttgttatcaaagaatattaaaaaaaaaaaaaaaaaaagaagttgAACTTACTTTTTCATTCATAAATTCtttataaacattttttttttaaatcaaatatatatttctttttaaaagaaacatgaatataatatatatttttttttttttttaactacacgtaagtaaaaaaaatcaaaaatagAACATAATTTTTGTACCTTCTttcattattctttttttttttttttttttgatagtaaataattattaatataaaaaaactataataatcaaaaaaatatattgtaattaaatataaaaacattataaaaaaaagaaactgAAACTAGATAAAAAAACGTTTATaggaatattaaaaaaaaaagaaaaatattagatgtttttaaaatgaaaaagagaaaaaataatctggctatctttttttaagtaaatatttttattaaaaaaaaaaaaaaaggaaacaCTACTTTCTtagtaaataatataataatataacaCTTGTATAAATTAGAAGTAGAAAAGAAATACATAAgagtataaataaataatgttacattatattaaaatgtgtattacttaaaaatatgtGAGAAAAAAGGAGATATTTAgtaataaatgaatttaagATACAAATACATTTActgttatttaaattaattttatattactttaAGGACagttaaaataataattatcaaAACTAATAATGccaaaaaaagataaaacatACATTTAAAATTACGAAAATATCTATTTCTAGCTATTTCAATTTCTCGACCTGACATAACAATATTATCATGAGTGTTAACTATTTGCGAATCAATATTGTCAATATTATCTCCTTGAATATTTATTTGCTCAGATAGCTCCTTATATAATTCttgaatatttattatatccttatgtaatttttctatttctttatttttctgatttagtatttctttttcaatatCTACGGTCTTTACAGACACAAACTGTTTTTCTTGAGAATAATTATCAtccttttcattttctatgTATCTATCATTTTTCAATAAGTATTCATTaatctcattttttttatttcctgtaaatatataatttttatacttttttttttttcttttttcttcaattGTACTGTCTATACTCTGAAATTCGTTACTTTTGTAActgttataattattttcatatttattatcataaaaattataatcatatatattaatattaaactTATCCTTACTAGAATCATAATTTGAACTACTTTTTCTTGAAAAgttattaaatgaattaaaatctTCTAAATCATCAGGAATACTAAAATTATTGGGGTGTGAATCTTTTAATAtagttttatttatataattttttgaagcattttgaaaattatttactGCATTCATATAAGAATTTGATAATTTTTGCAACATCAACTTCTTCCGAACCttgttaatttaaaaaaaatatatattaaaaattaataaataaatttactagaaaaaaattatgtaaagtATTTAatcatattaataaaaaaaataacataaatctaattttatatatcataacaataaatatatattttattctcCTAATCTCTAACGAACATAAGCTATATATTAgactataaattttttttttttttcaaatcgtacacaaatatatatatattgtgcatttttgttttttctttttacaaagaaaagaatataaataatgtgATCTCTCTTCTtcgtattttttttgttattcttttatttatgtaaattaagaataaaaaatatataaatatgtttgtacatatatatacatacttTTTCATTATGTGGAACATTTTTAGTACTAGAATAATTATTCAACTTCTTTTGTATCTCTTGAATTTTTGATTTCCCTTGTTGTACTAGTTTTTGCCTAAAAAATGACGATGTTAAAAGTCATATTCattgtaataataatagaattataatattctaataaatacttttctaaataatttattcaaaaatTATGTTCATTTATGCAAATTTTGGTAAtacataatattatataataaatttttcttttttgatattataattttagtttatatttatctcattatgtttatttttttaagtatattttataattttttttttatgaaatgcatatataattatttctatctttttatatttctatttttctatattttattacaCTTTCTCTGAACTTTCAATAGAACATGATTCATTTTGactctaaaaaaaaaaaaaaaaaaaactccgtttatataaatatatatatggtaacataaaaaatttattttaataaaaaaaaaaagtagatTCACATATAAAGGGAATTTTACTTACAACATTTGATATTTCCAATGTATACGATTTTATTACTTCTATATCTTTTTGAATATCAGAATTAAATTCACAATTATacacatttttttctataaactttttattttcgtTCTTCTTAGAATATGACATATTTAAAgcatttaatttaaaaaaaaaaaattgtaaaaagtAATAGtttcaatatatattaatatagaaCTATTTTAGGtgctaattttttaaatttaaatcttatttttatttaaaaagaactTCAAGTTACAATAGTTAAAAGGAATatagcattttttttttttttatttattattttaaaaatttatacattttaaatgacaaaaaattgaaatttaCCATAgcaaaaatttaagaaaaaaaaaagaaaaaataattaaaattgacaatttaaaaagtgtgaaaaaaaattagaaaatatacatatatatatatatatatatatatatatatatatatatatatatatgagaactatagaaatatttggaacaaaaaaaaaataaaaataaaatattgaaataaaaatatactatAAGAAAAGAAATTGAATATACcacaaataaaagaaataaaaaatatatgcaatatttttttttttttaacaagaACGGTTATTAagaaaagatatatatatgatataaattaaaaactttacaaaatttttatcacAAATAActtgatatattaaaattgtttAATCTTAAACtaaacttaaaatttttttctttccttATTATTTGTACTTCTTTGAttctataaaatataaaataaaataaaaaaatatgaaaatataaaaaattaaaaaaaaattaaataaaaaaaatgcacacaaaaaaaggaaaaaagaaaaaaatcttaatattaaaataatttaaaagaattctattaaaaatataaaaatattatttatcgataatcaaataaaaaaaaaaatttcagaattaattattatcttaattttattttaataataaatttattatattataaaaactacctttttatttaaatcaacAATAGCATCAACTATTAGTCTACATCtgtattcaattttttctaatgGTGTACTTGCaaatctaaaaaaattataagccTCTGGCCAATAATAAGGtgcctaaaaaaaaaaaaattagtatcGAATATAacacaatatatatatgtatgcatgaaatatagtaatataataaattacatatatattttcataaaaagtTACGTAAAGAATCtttcttatttttctatttattttactaaCCAAAATATGGATGTTTTTAATCTGAACTACTCCTTGTTGATATAACAACCAAAgaagtattttattttcttgatCATAATATGaaatttcttcttcatttaaattaattttattttcttctgcCTTAGTTTTTTTTGGTGTACTTGGAATATCCTCATTTTTATCCATTTTTTCATAACACAAATTAGAAGGCAACTTCAACTTCTCTATTGTATCGACACCTTGAGATAACTGCTTCTCAACCTAcgaagaataaaaatatatatataaaaatattttttattatcaaataTAATTGGACAAATACAAATACATGTgctcttattatttttttttttttaaattacaaaatttGCAATAGCATCATTTTCTTCTtgcacaatttttttttgtaagtcagatttttttattttctcaaTTAACCTTACACccttgaaaaaaaaaaaaaaatacaaatatatatatatataaaaatatatatatatatatataaaatattaccCCTTTAATttgttcatattttttaaaaaaaactttcaaataagttttaatatcttctaatgattttttagatttactaaaatatttttcaaaaataaattcaatATCATCACTACCATAAATTATTAACCCattcattaatttattaaattctgCTTTATTCCATTTTGAAAAACCTTGTTGCAATAATTCTTGTTTTTCTGTTTTAATCTTATCAATATCCAAGTTAGATATGTCATCTTCGATTTTTTttcgattttttttttgttttttcatctttttattattactattttcgTTATTCGTATCAGCAATATGTCTTCTGATAAAATTagttaaataattataacaattttttacatttttgtCTTTgaattttatcatatttattttttttttagattctAAAAGacttaatattttcttcttaaaattttttgtatcaGTACTACTATTATCTTCATCCTCTGCATTTTGATCATCTAAAATATTAGGATTTATAAGACAAATAATTTGATAGATATTTTTTGCATGTACAtctaaaaattcatttagagtaactatttttttcaaatctTCTTGTTCACTTTGTGCTTCAATAATTtccttaattttttcttcatttttgtGATAATTATTCCatttttcttcaattttttctatCTCATCCAATCTTTcactattaaaaaattgaaaatcaTGCCCTCCTTTAGCTTCAGCTCTCCATCCATGAAGactcaatttttttttaattgctCTATTGCTTTCACTGTTAATTACTTTCcatttactttttctttctCCTAAGTCTAGAAaagctatattttttttattattctttaaaaatttttt comes from Plasmodium relictum strain SGS1 genome assembly, chromosome: 9 and encodes:
- a CDS encoding phenylalanine--tRNA ligase beta subunit, putative; the protein is MPTISVYEEELIEKIGENISEIKLKDLCFDFGLEIDEVEYKNDKKIYKIEVPANRYDLICIEGLGRSLKNFLGKFESINYELLNNDKDLCLKENQIIRVNESVDERRGYVVGCILKNMNIKENVYNNIIELQEKLHHNIGKKRSILAIGIHDYDKIKFPLEYKFEEKEKINFIPLNEKKNLNGSNLLNFYEDNFNLKPYLKIIKDLEKYPVIVDADDKIISLPPIINCDHTKITLNTKNIFIECTAIDKNKAEIALNILCSMLSEYCTPKYSIYSIVVKYNEKHQLEKGNSYLYPIFQKKMLKCDIDYVRKLSGISNITVESIEKLLKKMMIPIKIIDEFFFIIEIPFYRSDIMHCCDIIEDIAIAYGYGNILHQYNEFAKKNLLNTCSDLFKNVLVECGYSEVMTNTLLSKKENYDYMLRNHMNYDVKINIEEYNPLAPPVQILNSKTSEYEIVRTSLIVNLLKFLSANKHRELPLRFFEIGDVAYTSYNTTDTNAINKRHLSIIFADKFTAGLEELHGILETVLKEFNLFSDYKIEEKKKENIYVRSDIFYKLVPKKDSSFLNERIVDIILYPFNLKFGVLGIIHPKVLENFTIDIPVSTIEINIESLINVLSM
- a CDS encoding syntaxin, putative, which gives rise to MSYSKKNENKKFIEKNVYNCEFNSDIQKDIEVIKSYTLEISNVSQNESCSIESSEKVQKLVQQGKSKIQEIQKKLNNYSSTKNVPHNEKVRKKLMLQKLSNSYMNAVNNFQNASKNYINKTILKDSHPNNFSIPDDLEDFNSFNNFSRKSSSNYDSSKDKFNINIYDYNFYDNKYENNYNSYKSNEFQSIDSTIEEKRKKKKYKNYIFTGNKKNEINEYLLKNDRYIENEKDDNYSQEKQFVSVKTVDIEKEILNQKNKEIEKLHKDIINIQELYKELSEQINIQGDNIDNIDSQIVNTHDNIVMSGREIEIARNRYFRNFKCMFYLFLALLVLIIIILTVLKVI